A window from Sulfitobacter sp. OXR-159 encodes these proteins:
- a CDS encoding FadR/GntR family transcriptional regulator yields MTTPKLKIKKRQTLADQLYGQVLEQIVSNKLAQGEKLPSENQIATAFGVSRPVVREALRKLQEDGLVEARRGVGTFVRRRPSEKLIEYATAGSVAGLMRAMEARITIEKATAHMAAQRAGPKDIARIEAALQALEASMQARDPSFDADYQFHRAIAAASGNEVFVQMLDCARGSIEQGIDVAQKLTRQGSQARIDVVINEHRQILEAIRAGDSEAAGVSMAYHLLQARARITDHAGIA; encoded by the coding sequence GTGACAACACCGAAACTAAAGATCAAGAAACGCCAGACATTGGCCGACCAGCTTTACGGGCAGGTGCTTGAACAGATCGTGTCGAACAAACTCGCCCAAGGCGAAAAGCTGCCGTCGGAAAACCAGATCGCCACGGCCTTCGGCGTGTCCCGCCCCGTGGTGCGTGAGGCGCTGCGTAAGTTGCAAGAGGACGGGCTGGTCGAGGCGCGGCGCGGCGTGGGTACTTTCGTGCGGCGGCGGCCTTCGGAAAAGCTGATTGAATATGCCACGGCGGGGTCGGTTGCCGGGCTGATGCGCGCGATGGAGGCGCGGATCACGATCGAAAAGGCCACCGCGCATATGGCCGCGCAACGGGCCGGCCCCAAGGATATCGCCCGGATCGAGGCAGCCTTGCAGGCGCTGGAGGCATCCATGCAGGCGCGCGATCCGTCTTTTGACGCCGATTACCAATTCCACCGCGCCATCGCGGCGGCCTCGGGCAATGAGGTCTTCGTGCAAATGCTCGACTGCGCCCGCGGATCCATCGAACAGGGGATCGACGTGGCGCAAAAACTGACCCGCCAAGGCTCGCAAGCGCGGATCGACGTGGTGATCAATGAGCACCGCCAAATCCTTGAAGCGATCCGTGCGGGCGACAGCGAAGCCGCGGGCGTATCGATGGCCTATCACCTGTTGCAGGCGCGGGCCCGGATCACCGACCACGCCGGTATCGCATGA
- a CDS encoding FAD-binding oxidoreductase → MTTLTAPRRAPETDGQDHSALLDDLRQAIGAAHVVTDAKDFDARLIEDRGLQRGTALALIRPGSTEEVAACMRLCHTAEVPVTPQGGNTGLAGGGVPDGGIILTTDRLNRIRGVDPTNATMTVEAGCILANIQAAADEVDALFPLSLASEGSCQIGGNLSTNAGGTAVLRYGNTRDLVLGIEAVLPDGRVLNDLGGLRKNNTGFDLKHLFIGAEGTLGIITAAVIKLFPKPTARATALVACTGPDLALALYARMRGQTADTLSTFEYIDRLGLQMVIDHAPGCSDPMAEAHPAYCLLELTGNGAQADLDARLEAALESAFEAEEIIDAVIGASEAQKDALWALRENLSEAQKPEGASIKHDVSVPVSRVADFIREATQACMEHMPGLRPCPFGHFGDGNLHFNLSRPVDMADADFLAEYSTFNRIVHDIVHQMGGSFSAEHGIGTFKRAELRRYKDPVALELMEEIKAALDPGQLMNPGKVL, encoded by the coding sequence ATGACCACTCTGACCGCGCCGCGCCGCGCGCCCGAAACCGACGGGCAAGACCATAGCGCCCTGCTCGACGATCTGCGCCAAGCCATCGGTGCCGCCCATGTCGTGACCGACGCCAAGGATTTTGACGCGCGGCTGATCGAAGATCGCGGGCTGCAGCGCGGCACCGCGCTGGCGCTGATCCGCCCCGGCTCCACCGAGGAGGTCGCCGCCTGCATGCGCCTGTGCCATACAGCCGAGGTGCCGGTCACGCCGCAGGGCGGCAACACCGGTCTGGCGGGGGGCGGCGTGCCGGACGGCGGGATCATCCTCACGACTGACCGGCTGAACCGCATTCGGGGGGTCGATCCGACCAACGCCACCATGACGGTCGAGGCGGGTTGTATCCTCGCCAATATCCAAGCGGCGGCGGATGAGGTCGATGCGCTCTTCCCGCTGTCGCTCGCCTCCGAAGGGTCCTGCCAGATCGGCGGCAACCTTTCGACCAACGCGGGCGGCACGGCGGTGCTGCGCTATGGCAATACCCGCGATCTGGTGCTGGGGATTGAAGCGGTGCTGCCCGATGGCCGGGTGCTGAATGATCTGGGCGGGCTGCGGAAAAACAACACCGGTTTCGACCTTAAACACCTCTTTATCGGGGCCGAAGGAACGCTTGGCATCATCACGGCAGCGGTGATCAAGCTTTTCCCCAAGCCCACCGCCCGCGCCACGGCGCTGGTGGCCTGCACCGGCCCCGACCTGGCGCTGGCGCTCTATGCCCGGATGCGTGGGCAAACGGCGGACACGCTCTCGACTTTTGAGTATATCGACCGGCTTGGCCTGCAAATGGTGATCGACCACGCGCCCGGCTGTAGCGACCCGATGGCAGAGGCGCATCCGGCCTATTGCCTGCTCGAACTCACCGGCAATGGCGCGCAGGCCGACCTTGATGCCCGGCTGGAGGCGGCGTTGGAATCAGCGTTTGAGGCGGAAGAAATCATCGACGCCGTGATCGGCGCATCGGAAGCGCAGAAGGACGCGCTTTGGGCGCTGCGGGAAAACCTCTCAGAAGCGCAAAAGCCCGAGGGCGCGTCGATTAAGCATGACGTATCCGTGCCGGTCTCGCGCGTGGCTGATTTCATCCGCGAGGCGACTCAAGCATGCATGGAACATATGCCCGGACTGCGCCCCTGCCCCTTTGGCCATTTCGGCGACGGCAACCTGCATTTCAACCTGTCGCGCCCCGTCGATATGGCCGATGCCGATTTCCTTGCAGAATACAGCACGTTCAACCGCATCGTGCATGATATCGTGCACCAGATGGGCGGCTCATTCTCGGCGGAACATGGCATCGGCACGTTCAAACGGGCCGAACTGCGCCGCTATAAAGACCCGGTCGCGCTGGAGTTGATGGAGGAGATCAAAGCCGCCCTCGACCCGGGCCAATTGATGAACCCGGGCAAGGTGCTTTGA
- the larB gene encoding nickel pincer cofactor biosynthesis protein LarB, with protein sequence MSINEKGPDGHPDVTFDRGRGGRIGIEEAVLCEHKAVAQIAAIIGDAAAEGRRLLLSRLTAEQFDDLPDNLAQSVDYCTASRTAILGEIGPLARDPRIALVSAGTSDYAPMAEARRTLAYGGMDATEVSDVGVAGLWRLLAREEMLREMDVVIVFAGMDAALPSVVAGLVPGVVIGVPTSVGYGVARGGRVALDSILASCAPGVTVVNIDNGYGAATSALRLANMMRRAAAGG encoded by the coding sequence TTGTCCATCAATGAGAAAGGCCCCGACGGGCATCCAGACGTGACCTTTGACCGGGGCCGCGGCGGGCGCATCGGCATCGAAGAGGCCGTGCTGTGCGAGCATAAAGCGGTGGCGCAGATTGCCGCGATCATCGGCGATGCGGCAGCGGAGGGCCGGAGGCTGTTGCTGAGCCGGCTGACGGCAGAACAGTTTGACGACTTGCCGGACAATCTGGCCCAATCGGTCGATTACTGCACCGCCTCGCGCACCGCCATTCTAGGAGAGATCGGGCCTTTGGCCCGCGATCCCCGCATCGCCCTCGTCAGTGCAGGCACCTCTGATTACGCGCCCATGGCCGAAGCGCGGCGCACGCTGGCCTATGGCGGCATGGACGCGACCGAAGTGTCGGATGTAGGCGTGGCCGGGCTGTGGCGGCTGCTCGCGCGGGAAGAAATGCTGCGTGAAATGGATGTCGTGATTGTCTTTGCCGGGATGGACGCGGCCCTGCCGTCGGTCGTAGCCGGGCTTGTGCCGGGGGTGGTGATTGGTGTGCCGACCTCCGTGGGCTATGGTGTGGCCCGCGGCGGGAGGGTCGCGCTCGATTCGATACTCGCCAGCTGTGCGCCGGGGGTCACGGTGGTGAACATCGACAACGGCTATGGGGCTGCGACTTCGGCGTTGCGACTGGCCAATATGATGCGCCGCGCCGCGGCGGGAGGGTAG
- a CDS encoding thiamine pyrophosphate-binding protein, which translates to MLQKTSLKARTGGQVLVDQLLIHGADTAYCVPGESYLEVLDALHDVQDKFSLINARHEAGAANMAETYGKLTGTPGICMVTRGPGACHAAIGVHIAQQDSTPMILLVGQIARDTTDREAFQEVDYRAMFGPIAKWATQIDDPARVPEYMARAFRVATSGRPGPVVISLPEDMLTEVVSVADARPYTATHAGLSPDNLDMLKTEIAQAERPLLLLGGSGWSDESAAAITRFAEANKIPVTTSFRRQDIVNNLSPVYAGDFGTSTAPSLYAHQRDADLLVVIGARLGEMTTKTYTTMQSPNPETRLVHLYPDADEIGRVYSPDLGIAAAPVSVAAALDGVDLGRAEAWDAWCEKLHADYLTDTEAPNGGDWDLDMGVALAQLRDELPDDVVVTLDAGNHTGWAQRFLRFGRPGRIVGSTCGAMGYSVPAAVAASIAEPERLTLSFVGDGGFMMSGSELATAAQYGGRPIVLLFNNGIYGTIRMHQERDHPERISGTTLQNQDFVKMAEGLGAHAERVTKTEDFAAAFTRARESGRPALIELVTDPEQISTRTTISKLRAAAQK; encoded by the coding sequence ATGCTGCAAAAAACTTCCCTCAAGGCGCGGACCGGCGGACAGGTCCTTGTGGATCAACTGCTGATCCACGGTGCCGACACCGCCTATTGCGTGCCCGGCGAAAGCTATCTTGAGGTACTCGATGCGCTGCATGATGTGCAAGACAAGTTCAGCCTGATCAATGCGCGGCACGAGGCCGGGGCCGCCAACATGGCTGAGACCTATGGTAAACTAACCGGCACCCCCGGCATCTGCATGGTCACCCGCGGCCCCGGCGCCTGCCACGCGGCCATCGGCGTGCATATCGCGCAACAAGACAGCACGCCGATGATCCTCCTGGTGGGGCAGATCGCCCGCGACACGACCGACCGCGAGGCGTTTCAAGAAGTCGATTACCGTGCGATGTTTGGCCCCATCGCCAAATGGGCCACCCAGATCGACGACCCGGCGCGGGTGCCGGAATATATGGCCCGCGCCTTCCGCGTGGCGACCTCGGGCCGCCCCGGTCCGGTGGTGATCTCCCTGCCCGAAGACATGCTAACCGAGGTGGTTTCCGTCGCCGACGCGCGGCCCTATACGGCGACCCATGCTGGGCTGTCGCCTGACAATCTCGACATGCTCAAAACCGAGATCGCGCAGGCCGAACGGCCCCTGCTGCTGCTCGGCGGCTCTGGCTGGTCGGATGAAAGTGCCGCGGCCATCACGCGCTTTGCCGAGGCCAACAAGATCCCCGTCACCACCTCTTTCCGGCGGCAGGACATCGTGAACAACCTCTCGCCGGTCTATGCAGGCGATTTCGGCACCTCCACCGCGCCCAGCCTCTACGCGCATCAACGCGACGCGGATCTGCTCGTGGTGATCGGCGCGCGTTTGGGGGAGATGACGACCAAGACCTACACCACCATGCAATCGCCCAACCCCGAGACGCGGCTGGTGCATCTCTACCCCGACGCGGATGAGATCGGGCGCGTCTATTCGCCAGATCTGGGCATCGCTGCAGCACCCGTTTCTGTCGCTGCCGCCTTGGACGGTGTCGATCTGGGCCGCGCTGAGGCATGGGACGCATGGTGCGAGAAACTCCACGCCGATTACCTCACCGATACCGAAGCGCCCAATGGCGGCGACTGGGATCTCGACATGGGGGTGGCACTTGCGCAGCTGCGCGACGAGCTGCCCGATGATGTGGTGGTCACGCTCGACGCGGGCAACCACACCGGCTGGGCGCAACGGTTCCTGCGCTTTGGCCGTCCGGGCCGGATTGTCGGCTCGACCTGTGGTGCGATGGGCTATTCCGTGCCCGCCGCCGTCGCGGCCTCGATTGCCGAGCCGGAGCGCCTGACGCTCTCCTTCGTCGGCGATGGCGGCTTTATGATGAGCGGTAGTGAACTTGCCACCGCCGCGCAATATGGCGGGCGGCCCATCGTCCTGCTGTTCAACAACGGCATCTACGGCACCATCCGCATGCACCAAGAACGCGACCACCCCGAACGGATCTCGGGCACTACTTTGCAGAACCAAGATTTCGTCAAAATGGCCGAGGGGCTGGGCGCTCATGCTGAACGGGTGACCAAGACCGAGGATTTCGCCGCCGCCTTCACCCGCGCCCGCGAAAGCGGCCGCCCGGCCCTGATCGAGCTTGTAACCGACCCCGAGCAAATCTCGACCCGCACCACGATCAGCAAGCTGCGCGCGGCGGCCCAGAAATAA
- a CDS encoding adenine nucleotide alpha hydrolase, translating into MTVPAALQAALARPASLTIALSGGIDSLTLSAAAAKVRGTEGVTLCHAVSAAVPSAATARVKDFAAAWGLPLKLVDAGEFADPSYRANPVNRCYFCKSNLYGTLARMGPLVAAGTNTDDLSDYRPGLQAAAEHGVLHPFVDAQMSKADVRALARALGLGELAELPAAPCLASRIETGLRVEPVDLAVIDRVETLLRAELGNITLRCRRLRGGWVVELDPPLYEGLSAQKRAAILTQVRRATDDGRAVDLRAYSRGSAFVHQ; encoded by the coding sequence GTGACGGTTCCTGCCGCGCTCCAAGCCGCCCTCGCGCGGCCCGCATCGTTGACCATCGCGCTTAGCGGGGGGATCGATAGCCTTACCCTCTCTGCCGCCGCGGCCAAGGTGCGGGGGACGGAGGGGGTTACGCTTTGCCACGCGGTTTCGGCTGCGGTCCCTTCGGCGGCGACGGCGCGGGTGAAAGACTTTGCAGCCGCTTGGGGCCTGCCGCTGAAACTGGTGGATGCGGGCGAATTCGCCGATCCGTCCTACCGCGCCAACCCGGTGAACCGCTGCTATTTTTGCAAGTCCAACCTCTATGGCACATTGGCGCGGATGGGGCCGTTGGTGGCGGCGGGCACCAATACCGACGATCTGTCAGACTACCGCCCCGGTTTGCAGGCTGCGGCGGAGCATGGCGTGCTGCACCCGTTCGTCGATGCGCAGATGTCAAAAGCCGATGTGCGCGCCTTGGCCCGCGCGCTCGGGCTGGGGGAACTGGCCGAACTGCCCGCGGCCCCTTGTTTGGCCAGCCGGATTGAGACCGGCCTGCGGGTGGAGCCTGTGGACTTGGCGGTGATCGACCGGGTCGAAACCTTGCTGCGCGCGGAGTTGGGCAATATCACCCTGCGCTGCCGGCGCTTGCGCGGGGGCTGGGTGGTGGAGCTTGATCCGCCTCTCTATGAAGGTCTTTCCGCGCAAAAGCGCGCGGCGATTTTGACGCAGGTCCGGCGGGCCACGGATGACGGGCGTGCGGTGGATCTGCGGGCCTATTCAAGAGGAAGTGCATTTGTCCATCAATGA
- a CDS encoding TRAP transporter permease — protein MQLSILLDKMPLITRIARLILVGMAVWHLYVAFVGPPNPYIMRGVHVALALLLIFLTVDRKGLRNDVPSWYDVVIGIVAAGAALYPSFNLNYITQRFLYVDPLMPMDIVVGITLVVLLLEGTRRMLGPMLPITALLFLGYGLAFTSTLPSVILEQLFMTPEGIFGIPIAVSATYMVLFILFGSLVERMGVGQLFMDFAVALTGRQVGGPAKVACVTSGLFGSVSGSAVANVMTTGTFSIPLMKRMGFKPAFAGAVEAVASTGGQIMPPVMGAAAFVMAEYLGVGYLTVAKYALAPAVLFYVALFAAVHFEAKRKGIGSVPKEDQVPLKIVLLERGHLFLPLAIIVGVLMMGYSAPYAALCGIISVVPVAALRKTTRHYVTIDNILEALEGGARNVLAIAAACACAGIVVGVIDITGLGLTFSNFVIEAAQDTLVIALFLSMIAGIILGMGMPTTPAYIVQVALLVPALVKLGVQVGAAHLFVFYFAILSAITPPVAMAVYAANTLSHAKIVEASWAAVKLGATGFIVPFMFVYEPAILMQGSVTQITLVLLQATIGVILLAAALQRYYFGRLSNMLSVVLFGASLLLIYPDLRLTASGFVIAGVILAFQKARNPSPKSQAATHT, from the coding sequence ATGCAACTGTCGATCTTACTGGACAAGATGCCCCTGATTACCCGTATAGCAAGGCTGATCCTGGTCGGTATGGCTGTGTGGCATCTCTACGTCGCCTTCGTTGGCCCGCCCAACCCTTATATCATGCGGGGCGTGCACGTCGCTCTCGCGCTTTTGCTGATCTTCCTTACTGTCGACCGCAAAGGTCTGCGCAACGATGTGCCAAGTTGGTATGACGTGGTGATCGGTATCGTGGCTGCGGGCGCTGCACTTTATCCGTCATTCAACCTTAATTACATCACGCAACGGTTTCTCTACGTTGACCCGCTGATGCCGATGGATATCGTGGTGGGGATCACGCTGGTTGTTCTCTTGTTGGAGGGCACGCGCCGGATGCTTGGGCCGATGCTGCCCATCACCGCTCTTTTGTTTCTCGGCTACGGTCTGGCCTTCACCTCGACGCTGCCTTCGGTGATCCTTGAGCAGTTGTTCATGACGCCCGAAGGCATCTTCGGTATCCCGATTGCGGTATCGGCGACCTATATGGTGCTGTTCATCTTGTTCGGCTCTCTGGTAGAGCGGATGGGCGTGGGCCAACTCTTTATGGATTTCGCTGTGGCGCTTACCGGGCGTCAGGTTGGCGGCCCGGCCAAGGTGGCCTGCGTGACCTCCGGCCTCTTCGGCTCGGTTTCCGGCTCTGCCGTGGCCAATGTGATGACGACCGGCACCTTCTCTATCCCGCTGATGAAACGCATGGGGTTCAAACCCGCCTTCGCGGGCGCGGTAGAGGCCGTGGCGTCGACGGGCGGTCAGATCATGCCCCCCGTGATGGGGGCTGCGGCCTTTGTCATGGCGGAATATCTCGGCGTGGGATACCTGACGGTCGCGAAATATGCGCTGGCCCCCGCGGTTCTGTTCTATGTCGCGCTCTTCGCGGCGGTCCATTTTGAGGCCAAGCGCAAGGGCATCGGCTCGGTCCCGAAAGAGGATCAAGTGCCGCTGAAAATCGTGCTGCTTGAACGCGGCCACCTGTTCTTGCCGTTGGCGATTATCGTGGGCGTGCTGATGATGGGCTACTCTGCACCCTATGCAGCACTTTGCGGTATCATCTCGGTCGTGCCGGTCGCGGCCCTGCGCAAGACGACACGGCATTACGTCACCATCGACAACATCCTCGAAGCGCTTGAGGGCGGCGCGCGCAACGTGCTGGCGATTGCCGCGGCCTGTGCCTGTGCGGGCATCGTGGTGGGCGTGATCGACATTACCGGCCTTGGCCTCACCTTCTCGAACTTCGTGATCGAAGCGGCCCAAGACACGCTGGTCATCGCGCTGTTCCTGTCGATGATCGCGGGCATCATCCTTGGTATGGGGATGCCGACAACACCCGCCTATATCGTGCAGGTCGCCCTGCTGGTTCCGGCGCTGGTGAAGCTGGGCGTACAGGTCGGAGCGGCGCACCTTTTCGTGTTCTACTTCGCCATCCTGTCGGCCATCACACCCCCCGTCGCCATGGCGGTCTATGCAGCCAACACCCTATCGCACGCCAAGATCGTCGAGGCGAGTTGGGCTGCGGTGAAACTCGGTGCCACCGGCTTTATCGTGCCCTTCATGTTCGTCTATGAACCGGCGATCCTGATGCAGGGTTCGGTCACCCAGATCACGCTGGTCCTGTTGCAGGCCACCATTGGCGTCATCCTGCTGGCCGCCGCCTTGCAGCGCTACTACTTTGGCAGACTGTCCAACATGCTGTCGGTGGTGCTGTTCGGGGCGTCCTTGCTGCTGATTTATCCCGATCTGCGGCTCACCGCCTCGGGGTTTGTCATCGCGGGCGTTATCCTGGCCTTCCAAAAGGCCAGGAACCCCAGCCCGAAAAGCCAAGCCGCCACACATACTTAA
- a CDS encoding TAXI family TRAP transporter solute-binding subunit yields the protein MSPMLKSLRRTAAATILFTVAGVAAHAQSFVMATGQQGGSWYPVGGAIKAIVERENPDMDITVTPGAGVSNVVGVDAGRFGIAFANSISTVDSLSGKEPFRKATTNVCNLGILYPQYFQIVALEDSGIKTIADMKGKRLTTQQLGNTGEFLTRELLSTADMTFDDLDSVANTSYSDSASQMKDGQADFFTLGSSLPTGSVMDLASSRKIRLIDVDEETFAYFKDKNAAFQRREVKAGAYPGFDETVHAISYDTHMVAPCDYDGEIIKSVLGAIADNNDSFAAISKSMADLTVEEMATDIGVPFHPAAKEFYAERGISGM from the coding sequence ATGTCACCAATGTTGAAATCACTGCGCCGCACCGCTGCGGCCACCATCCTTTTCACCGTCGCCGGCGTTGCCGCACATGCGCAGAGCTTTGTCATGGCCACCGGCCAGCAGGGCGGGTCGTGGTATCCCGTGGGCGGCGCGATCAAGGCGATTGTTGAGCGTGAGAACCCCGATATGGACATCACCGTCACGCCAGGCGCGGGCGTGTCGAACGTGGTCGGCGTGGACGCGGGCCGCTTTGGCATCGCATTCGCCAACTCGATCTCAACCGTGGACAGCCTGTCGGGCAAAGAGCCTTTCCGCAAGGCGACCACCAATGTCTGCAACCTTGGCATTCTCTATCCGCAGTATTTCCAGATCGTCGCGCTTGAGGATTCCGGCATCAAGACCATCGCCGACATGAAGGGCAAACGCCTGACCACGCAACAGCTTGGTAACACCGGCGAATTCCTGACGCGCGAGCTTTTGTCGACTGCTGACATGACGTTCGATGATCTTGATAGCGTGGCCAACACGTCCTATTCCGACTCTGCTTCGCAGATGAAAGACGGTCAGGCTGATTTCTTCACCCTTGGCTCGTCGCTGCCGACCGGTTCGGTCATGGATCTGGCATCCTCGCGCAAAATCCGTCTGATCGACGTGGACGAAGAGACCTTTGCCTATTTCAAAGACAAGAACGCCGCCTTCCAGCGTCGCGAAGTCAAAGCGGGCGCCTATCCCGGTTTCGATGAGACCGTGCACGCGATCAGCTACGACACCCATATGGTCGCGCCCTGCGACTATGACGGTGAGATCATCAAATCGGTGCTCGGCGCGATTGCTGACAACAACGACAGCTTTGCCGCGATCAGCAAATCCATGGCTGACCTGACGGTTGAGGAAATGGCCACCGACATCGGTGTGCCGTTCCACCCCGCCGCGAAAGAGTTCTACGCCGAGCGTGGCATCTCGGGGATGTAA
- a CDS encoding FadR/GntR family transcriptional regulator has translation MTGNLQATAPLVDGATLSDQVTEVLRHNVVNGIWGVGDVLPSETTLASDFDVSRTVIREAVSRLKAEGMLSSRQGRGAFVASDRPRQGFAIPERDMESQRKLEQILELRMGLEIEAAAIAAARATPEACQEIQRAAAAYDQSNKIGGPAVASGVSADLAFHRAVCEATGNSYYLSLFNYLVASLRETMLAGRLQALKRGGESRDAIQEHYDIAASIAQGDAERARQRMRDHLQMSSGRLLAQLKTENGLGE, from the coding sequence ATGACTGGAAATCTTCAGGCGACTGCGCCCCTCGTCGATGGTGCGACGCTCAGCGATCAAGTGACGGAAGTCCTGCGCCATAATGTCGTGAACGGCATTTGGGGCGTGGGGGATGTGCTGCCGTCGGAAACCACCTTGGCCAGCGATTTCGATGTCAGTCGCACCGTGATCCGGGAGGCTGTCTCGCGGCTCAAGGCGGAAGGCATGCTTTCCAGCCGCCAGGGCCGTGGGGCATTTGTGGCCAGTGATCGGCCCCGGCAGGGCTTTGCGATTCCTGAGCGGGATATGGAAAGCCAGCGTAAGCTTGAGCAGATCCTAGAGTTGCGCATGGGGCTTGAGATCGAAGCCGCCGCCATCGCCGCCGCCCGTGCAACGCCCGAAGCCTGCCAGGAGATCCAGCGCGCCGCCGCCGCCTATGACCAAAGCAACAAAATCGGCGGCCCCGCGGTTGCGAGTGGGGTCAGCGCCGACCTCGCCTTTCACCGCGCGGTTTGTGAGGCGACCGGGAACAGCTATTATCTCAGCCTTTTCAACTACCTTGTCGCCAGCCTGCGCGAGACGATGCTGGCCGGGCGTTTGCAAGCATTGAAACGCGGCGGCGAAAGCCGGGACGCCATTCAGGAGCACTATGACATTGCGGCCTCTATTGCTCAGGGCGATGCCGAACGGGCGCGCCAGCGGATGCGCGACCACCTTCAAATGTCGAGCGGGCGTCTCTTGGCGCAGCTCAAGACAGAGAATGGATTGGGCGAGTGA
- a CDS encoding NIPSNAP family protein, which translates to MIYDHRTYCCRPGTIKKHLALYAEFGFPAQKRILGAPVIYAQVETGDVNSFVHIWAYQDAADRAARRAQMAADPEWQTYLKKSAEAGYLVRQTNKILMPIPLEG; encoded by the coding sequence ATGATCTACGACCACCGCACCTATTGCTGCCGCCCCGGCACGATCAAGAAACACCTCGCCCTCTATGCGGAGTTCGGCTTCCCCGCACAGAAACGCATCCTCGGCGCGCCAGTGATCTATGCGCAGGTCGAGACGGGCGACGTGAATTCCTTCGTGCATATCTGGGCCTATCAGGATGCCGCCGACCGGGCGGCGCGCCGCGCGCAGATGGCGGCGGACCCTGAGTGGCAGACTTACCTCAAGAAAAGCGCCGAGGCGGGATATCTGGTGCGCCAGACCAATAAGATCCTGATGCCCATCCCGCTCGAAGGCTAA
- a CDS encoding 2-hydroxyacid dehydrogenase: MSGDLIGPVAVLDAMPEDMQNKVRGYADGLDLRFAASYSEEDFAETVKGAAYIVPRGRGLPASVLRGADSVRLVHQWGTGYDKIPVDLAKEMGVTVARSPGVNAPTIADLTIGMMIAALRRIPLHYNNTRAGKWIVPEIVPGARDLSSQKVGLIGFGAIGQLVAKRLTGFDCEVLYYRRSGEAEGTSARYAERDEILETCDIVSLHMPLTEASHHTIGTPELARMKSDALLVNTGRGGLIDEAALIDTLTHKRIAGAALDVFTEEPVEPDNPLLRLDNVLPLPHIGGHSEDNLKRMVGHWASNIRAFHEGRGIDESYLVT, from the coding sequence ATGAGCGGCGATCTGATCGGCCCCGTCGCCGTGCTCGACGCGATGCCGGAGGATATGCAGAACAAAGTGCGCGGCTATGCCGATGGGCTCGACCTGCGCTTTGCGGCGTCCTATTCCGAAGAGGATTTTGCCGAGACGGTGAAAGGTGCCGCCTATATCGTTCCGCGCGGGCGGGGGCTTCCTGCCTCGGTTCTGCGCGGGGCCGATAGCGTGCGCCTCGTGCATCAATGGGGCACCGGGTATGACAAGATCCCGGTGGATCTGGCGAAAGAAATGGGCGTGACCGTGGCGCGCAGCCCCGGCGTTAACGCCCCCACCATTGCGGATCTCACCATCGGCATGATGATCGCCGCCCTGCGCCGCATTCCGCTGCACTATAACAACACCCGCGCGGGCAAGTGGATCGTGCCAGAAATCGTCCCCGGCGCGCGGGACCTCAGCAGTCAAAAGGTCGGGCTGATCGGTTTTGGTGCCATCGGGCAACTCGTGGCGAAACGGCTGACGGGCTTTGACTGCGAGGTGCTCTACTACCGCCGCTCAGGGGAGGCTGAAGGCACCAGCGCGCGCTATGCCGAGCGCGATGAAATCCTTGAGACCTGCGATATCGTCAGCCTGCACATGCCGCTGACGGAGGCGTCGCACCACACCATCGGCACGCCGGAACTGGCACGAATGAAATCCGACGCCCTACTGGTCAACACCGGGCGCGGCGGGCTGATTGATGAGGCGGCCCTAATCGACACGCTCACCCACAAACGTATCGCCGGAGCGGCCTTGGATGTCTTCACCGAAGAGCCCGTCGAGCCAGACAACCCGCTTCTGCGGCTCGATAACGTCCTGCCCCTGCCCCACATCGGCGGCCACAGCGAGGATAACCTCAAACGTATGGTCGGCCATTGGGCCAGCAACATCCGCGCTTTTCACGAAGGGCGCGGGATCGATGAAAGCTACCTTGTGACCTGA